One Campylobacter pinnipediorum subsp. caledonicus genomic window carries:
- the plsY gene encoding glycerol-3-phosphate 1-O-acyltransferase PlsY: MENIILYIVAYLLGAIPFGLLFCKIFANTDITKQGSCSIGATNVLRVIKTTNPKLAKKLAILTICFDALKGLLPIFVAKLYGINDNTLWAMAVLAVIGHCFSPFLKFEGGKGVATGAGVLSFFLPFELLIALFVWFIVGKVLKISSLASILALTAFIASSFIIHPAIEPINTHAPILIIAYIIIYKHIPNIKRIILKEEAKVI; this comes from the coding sequence ATGGAAAACATCATATTATACATAGTTGCTTATTTGCTTGGTGCTATACCTTTTGGGCTTTTGTTTTGCAAAATTTTTGCAAATACTGACATAACAAAGCAAGGAAGTTGTAGTATAGGCGCAACAAATGTCCTAAGAGTTATTAAAACAACAAACCCGAAATTAGCAAAAAAATTAGCCATTTTAACGATATGCTTTGATGCTCTTAAAGGGCTATTGCCAATCTTTGTAGCAAAATTATATGGAATAAATGATAATACTCTTTGGGCTATGGCTGTTCTTGCTGTTATTGGACATTGTTTTTCTCCATTTTTAAAATTTGAAGGAGGAAAAGGCGTTGCTACCGGTGCTGGAGTATTGTCATTTTTCCTCCCATTTGAACTTTTGATAGCATTATTTGTTTGGTTTATAGTAGGGAAGGTTCTAAAAATAAGCTCACTTGCTTCAATACTAGCACTAACAGCTTTTATCGCTTCTAGTTTTATAATTCATCCGGCTATCGAGCCGATAAATACACATGCACCAATATTAATTATTGCTTACATAATAATTTATAAGCATATTCCAAACATAAAAAGAATAATTTTAAAAGAAGAAGCCAAAGTAATATGA
- a CDS encoding dihydroneopterin aldolase, producing MKQTLTTYIKDFEFKTIIGMCDFERVTPQKIKINAEYQSNDFIDYVEVINFIRYTYDDYKFEKLEDSLKIISEKLKENFQNLISIKIEIFKLEIIKNAIVGAKIEVVY from the coding sequence ATGAAACAAACGCTAACAACTTATATAAAAGATTTTGAGTTTAAAACTATAATAGGAATGTGTGATTTTGAAAGAGTAACACCACAAAAAATAAAAATAAATGCCGAGTATCAATCAAATGATTTTATTGATTATGTAGAGGTTATCAATTTCATAAGATATACTTATGATGACTATAAATTTGAAAAACTTGAGGACTCTCTTAAAATAATTTCAGAAAAATTAAAAGAAAATTTTCAAAATTTAATATCAATTAAAATAGAAATTTTCAAACTAGAAATCATAAAAAATGCAATAGTTGGAGCAAAGATAGAGGTTGTTTATTAA